The following proteins are encoded in a genomic region of Coregonus clupeaformis isolate EN_2021a chromosome 14, ASM2061545v1, whole genome shotgun sequence:
- the LOC121581228 gene encoding uncharacterized protein LOC121581228: MGQSKSTEEKIKEERQMITNQMSSKCFPDVGIDKALLQFSGPRSLEKLNQHYKKREMELNENAAAWIKDLAEKLVGLLPIPDAAGLGSLVISIVIDRSVAAIKPPEDSTDDLLNRIFAEEKASAVRDQMDEYLKRHLMHIRNKAELKSDIKHVERNLSFALTQLKNSMLLDGQMSSRALRMWVNGAAFHVQMLIHLARLDGARDSGPVRSVITTYQSNLEKLLSGYKEYKKSTVRVRKERDTNGFIDCYYVFDDETKSNVTISNMFDPSEVEEAYLSCMLPNHEQIKKMRQHFSDVKENAENLISQTASFTVPQ, encoded by the coding sequence ATGGGTCAATCAAAGAGTACAGAAGAAAAGATAAAGGAAGAAAGGCAAATGATAACTAATCAGATGAGCTCAAAATGCTTTCCAGATGTGGGCATAGACAAAGCTCTGCTGCAATTCTCGGGTCCTAGGTCCTTGGAGAAGCTGAACCAACACtacaaaaagagagagatggaactgAATGAAAATGCTGCAGCGTGGATAAAGGACCTTGCCGAAAAGCTTGTAGGCTTGCTTCCGATACCTGATGCTGCAGGCTTGGGGTCCCTGGTTATCTCTATAGTAATAGACAGATCTGTAGCTGCCATAAAACCTCCAGAGGATAGCACAGATGATCTGCTGAATCGTATCTTTGCCGAGGAGAAGGCCTCCGCTGTGAGAGACCAAATGGATGAGTACCTCAAGAGGCACCTCATGCACATACGCAACAAGGCCGAGCTTAAGAGTGACATCAAGCATGTGGAGCGTAACCTGAGCTTTGCCCTGACTCAGTTGAAGAACTCCATGCTGCTGGACGGACAGATGAGCTCGCGGGCTCTGAGGATGTGGGTCAACGGAGCGGCCTTCCATGTCCAGATGCTGATTCACCTGGCCAGACTAGATGGAGCCAGAGACAGTGGCCCAGTGCGATCGGTCATCACCACCTACCAGAGCAACCTAGAAAAGCTGCTATCTGGATACAAGGAATACAAAAAATCCACTGTTCGGGTCCGCAAGGAGAGAGACACCAATGGCTTCATTGATTGTTATTATGTATTTGACGATGAGACAAAAAGTAATGTTACAATAAGTAATATGTTTGATCCATCAGAAGTAGAAGAGGCCTACTTGAGTTGCATGCTGCCCAACCATGAACAGATCAAAAAGATGCGACAGCACTTTAGTGATGTGAAAGAAAATGCAGAGAACCTGATTAGTCAAACAGCATCCTTCACAGTGCCACAGTGA
- the LOC121581580 gene encoding uncharacterized protein LOC121581580, whose translation MSTEEKIRKEWQMITNQMSSKCFPDEDIDKTLLQFSGPRSLEKLNQHYKKREMELNENAAVWIKDLAENLVGLLPIPDAAGLGSLVISIVIDRSVAAIKPPEDSTDDLLHRIFAKEKASAVRDQMDEYLKRHLMNIRNKAELKSDIKHVERNLSFALTQLKNSMLLDGQMSSRALRIWVNGAAFHVQMLIHLARLDGARDSGPVRSVITTYQSNLEKLLSGYKEYKKKTFQVYAARNKNILMYLTMRQKVVLH comes from the coding sequence ATGAGTACAGAAGAAAAGATAAGGAAAGAATGGCAAATGATAACTAATCAGATGAGCTCAAAATGCTTTCCAGATGAGGACATAGACAAAACTCTGCTGCAATTCTCGGGTCCTAGGTCCTTGGAGAAGCTGAACCAACACtacaaaaagagagagatggaactgAATGAAAATGCTGCAGTGTGGATAAAAGACCTTGCCGAAAATCTTGTAGGCTTGCTTCCGATACCTGATGCTGCAGGCTTGGGGTCCCTGGTTATCTCTATAGTAATAGACAGATCTGTAGCTGCCATAAAGCCTCCAGAGGATAGCACAGATGATCTGCTGCATCGTATCTTTGCCAAGGAGAAGGCCTCCGCTGTGAGAGACCAAATGGATGAGTACCTCAAGAGGCACCTCATGAACATACGCAACAAGGCCGAACTTAAGAGTGACATCAAGCACGTGGAGCGTAACCTGAGCTTTGCCCTGACTCAGTTGAAGAACTCCATGCTGCTGGACGGACAGATGAGCTCGCGGGCTCTGAGGATATGGGTCAACGGAGCGGCCTTCCATGTCCAGATGCTGATTCACCTGGCCAGACTAGATGGAGCCAGAGACAGTGGCCCAGTGCGATCGGTCATCACCACCTACCAGAGCAACCTAGAAAAGCTGCTATCTGGATACAAggaatacaaaaaaaaaacttttcagGTCTACGCGGCGAGAAATAAGAATATTTTGATGTATTTGACGATGAGACAAAAAGTTGTGTTACATTAA